Proteins found in one Sporosarcina sp. FSL K6-3457 genomic segment:
- a CDS encoding LysR family transcriptional regulator translates to MHLNLYHVFYVTAIEKNFSKAAQKLYITQPSVSHSIKQLEEGLGVQLFIRTSKGVQITHEGKTLFDYIQPAFGLIDNAERKIAELKTLDNGHVTIGGSDSTCKHYLLPYVQTFQDNFPKLQIKLQHGSTPQIVDKLTSGMIDIGIIHMPINQSQLHLTEFLSINSTFIVGKKYKDLANKTLSLEELLNYPIITFSETSSSRRFLDQLFQKKGLIMKPDIEVGSVELLIECAKIGMGIAFVTKELVAKELAEGELIEVQLNEKLEQRKIGLITRKDIPLSIAADKFFKHLTNNGND, encoded by the coding sequence ATGCATTTGAATTTATATCATGTATTTTATGTAACGGCCATAGAAAAAAACTTCAGCAAAGCCGCACAAAAGTTATATATTACACAACCCAGCGTGAGTCATTCTATTAAGCAATTAGAAGAAGGACTTGGCGTACAACTATTCATTAGAACCTCAAAAGGAGTACAAATCACTCATGAGGGCAAAACCTTATTTGATTATATCCAACCGGCTTTTGGATTAATTGACAATGCGGAACGTAAGATTGCTGAATTGAAAACTTTAGACAATGGCCATGTCACAATCGGAGGTAGTGATTCAACATGCAAGCACTATTTGCTACCTTATGTACAGACATTTCAAGACAATTTCCCAAAATTACAGATCAAACTTCAACATGGGTCAACACCTCAAATTGTAGACAAATTAACAAGTGGGATGATCGATATTGGCATCATTCACATGCCGATCAACCAAAGTCAACTACACCTAACAGAGTTCCTAAGTATTAACAGTACCTTCATAGTGGGAAAGAAATATAAAGATTTGGCTAATAAAACGCTGTCTTTAGAAGAGTTGCTAAACTACCCTATTATCACTTTTTCGGAAACAAGTAGTTCAAGAAGGTTTCTTGATCAGTTATTTCAAAAGAAGGGGCTTATTATGAAGCCAGATATTGAAGTAGGAAGTGTAGAATTGCTAATTGAATGTGCAAAAATTGGAATGGGAATTGCATTTGTCACTAAGGAGTTGGTTGCGAAGGAGTTGGCTGAAGGTGAATTAATTGAAGTTCAATTAAATGAAAAACTAGAACAGCGGAAGATTGGATTAATAACCCGAAAAGACATTCCTTTATCAATCGCAGCAGATAAATTTTTCAAACATTTAACCAATAATGGAAACGATTAA
- the aroA gene encoding 3-phosphoshikimate 1-carboxyvinyltransferase: protein MDKHGFDVKARSPWTPLTDVKTVVVSPSEKRINGSVMIPGSKSLTNRALIMAALANGKTKVSGILKSDDSYWCIDTLKKLGIKIEIQNDRAYIEGKGGEWDSSHLYIGAAGTIARFLPGALAVSSKGTWEIEASESMSKRPISPLIDALQELDADISYLSEQGYYPLSIKGKELAGGHVNLSGKISSQFISGVLIPSPYAKESITVNIKDYIVQHAYVFLTLQLMEKFGANVEYDNNLEKIVIHPSHYIPQDIELEADASTACYFLALAALTNGTIRIENLTYETKQPDIKMVDVLERMGCKVTKGSSFIELTGVPQLKGGFEISMREMSDQTLTLAAIAPFADGPITIKDVEHIRHHESNRIRVICESLTKLGIKVEEFKDGLKVYPGNPKPTLLHTHDDHRVAMSLALIGSKVEGIRINDPGCVSKTCPAYFGMLEDLGLNICRIKH, encoded by the coding sequence TTGGACAAACATGGATTTGATGTAAAAGCCCGTAGTCCCTGGACACCATTAACTGATGTGAAAACGGTTGTTGTTTCACCGAGTGAAAAGAGGATAAATGGTTCAGTTATGATTCCTGGTAGTAAAAGTCTAACAAATAGAGCTTTAATAATGGCTGCTTTAGCTAATGGAAAAACAAAGGTGTCAGGAATTTTAAAAAGTGATGATTCGTATTGGTGTATAGATACCTTAAAGAAGCTAGGGATCAAAATAGAAATTCAAAATGATAGAGCTTACATTGAAGGGAAGGGGGGAGAATGGGATTCTAGTCATCTGTACATTGGTGCAGCGGGTACGATTGCAAGGTTTTTACCGGGGGCATTAGCAGTATCTAGTAAAGGGACGTGGGAGATTGAGGCTAGTGAAAGTATGAGTAAAAGACCTATTTCCCCTTTAATCGATGCTTTACAAGAACTAGATGCCGATATATCTTATTTGAGTGAGCAAGGCTATTATCCACTGTCCATAAAAGGGAAAGAATTAGCTGGAGGCCATGTGAACCTTTCCGGAAAAATTTCTAGCCAATTCATTAGTGGTGTATTGATTCCATCACCTTATGCTAAAGAGTCAATCACAGTTAATATTAAAGATTACATTGTTCAACACGCCTATGTGTTTTTAACATTACAGTTAATGGAGAAATTTGGAGCTAATGTTGAATATGATAACAACCTTGAAAAGATAGTCATTCATCCTTCGCATTACATTCCACAAGATATAGAATTAGAAGCAGATGCTTCTACAGCCTGTTACTTTCTTGCTCTTGCAGCACTGACAAATGGTACAATTCGAATTGAGAATCTTACCTATGAAACAAAACAGCCAGATATAAAAATGGTAGATGTTCTTGAAAGGATGGGATGTAAAGTAACAAAGGGGTCATCTTTTATTGAATTAACAGGGGTTCCCCAATTAAAAGGTGGATTTGAAATATCTATGAGGGAAATGTCAGATCAGACATTGACATTAGCGGCAATAGCCCCATTCGCAGATGGTCCAATCACGATAAAAGATGTTGAACATATACGCCATCATGAATCAAATCGCATTCGTGTCATATGTGAGTCTTTAACGAAGTTAGGAATCAAAGTAGAGGAGTTTAAAGATGGATTAAAAGTGTATCCAGGTAATCCGAAACCAACTTTGCTACATACTCATGATGATCATAGAGTTGCTATGTCCCTAGCTCTTATTGGTTCAAAAGTAGAAGGGATTAGAATAAATGATCCAGGATGCGTTTCTAAAACTTGTCCAGCGTATTTTGGGATGTTGGAGGACTTGGGATTGAATATATGTCGAATAAAACATTGA
- a CDS encoding Type 1 glutamine amidotransferase-like domain-containing protein: MKTHYYLGWFSDFFPENLGRVLQEDITDRKSLAMISSNPSIYEDDGATERSWLDQAGIMFDEYHLINYRVQKEDAQKLIQNASVIFLLGGSILNLNGFLMEYELSELIKKSSAVMMGASAGAINMSAKWLCSKNFGDKVEVSSVYDGIGLDNFSVLSHFDLENNMELVQSELSSLSEEMNIYASNKDCAVRVKGDKTDIFGNVYLISHSKIQKLEETL, from the coding sequence ATGAAAACTCACTATTATTTAGGTTGGTTTAGCGATTTTTTTCCAGAGAATCTGGGCAGGGTGTTACAGGAGGATATAACTGATAGAAAATCGCTCGCTATGATTAGCTCGAACCCATCTATTTATGAAGATGATGGTGCTACCGAGCGTTCGTGGCTTGACCAGGCTGGCATTATGTTTGATGAATATCATTTAATTAATTATCGTGTACAGAAGGAAGATGCCCAAAAGTTAATTCAAAATGCTTCAGTCATTTTCTTGTTGGGTGGAAGTATTCTTAATCTAAATGGTTTTTTGATGGAATATGAATTGTCGGAGCTGATTAAAAAAAGCAGCGCCGTTATGATGGGAGCAAGCGCTGGTGCAATCAATATGTCCGCTAAATGGTTATGCTCGAAAAACTTTGGAGATAAAGTTGAAGTAAGCTCTGTTTACGACGGAATCGGCCTTGATAATTTTTCTGTCCTGTCTCATTTTGATCTAGAAAATAATATGGAGCTTGTTCAAAGTGAACTGTCTTCCTTATCGGAAGAAATGAATATTTATGCGTCGAACAAAGATTGCGCAGTACGTGTAAAGGGGGACAAAACCGATATTTTTGGCAATGTATATTTAATTTCTCACTCAAAGATTCAGAAATTGGAGGAGACGCTCTAG
- a CDS encoding class I SAM-dependent methyltransferase, whose amino-acid sequence MKTTNYSKIAEKYDNNQFRVDEIRFDYDLKNYIEKDAKSKYTVLDLSCGTGLYLEKQINYFDGDNINWNGLDLSEKMLKKANEKVKNVEFTNANVEDMPYGSENFDFISNNYAFHHYRNKQQALNEIYRVLQKGGIYKLHNIAIHDMPKWWVYHYFPTAYYEDLKRFWNKEVIFNELSTRGLEVNLKIEYRMENARVNDYLNHAENRDISVLTLISDKEYEEGLERMKYDVKTNPDKTIVNDFAEMFCIAKKI is encoded by the coding sequence ATGAAAACAACTAATTACTCTAAGATAGCGGAAAAATACGATAATAACCAGTTTAGAGTTGATGAAATAAGATTTGACTATGATTTAAAAAATTATATTGAGAAAGATGCGAAGTCTAAATATACCGTTTTAGATTTATCTTGTGGAACTGGTTTATATCTTGAAAAACAAATTAACTATTTTGATGGAGATAATATAAATTGGAATGGACTCGACCTTTCAGAAAAAATGTTAAAGAAGGCTAATGAAAAAGTAAAAAACGTAGAATTTACTAATGCTAATGTTGAAGATATGCCGTACGGTTCAGAAAATTTCGACTTTATTTCTAACAATTATGCGTTTCACCATTACAGAAATAAGCAACAAGCATTAAATGAGATATACCGTGTATTACAAAAAGGTGGTATTTATAAATTACATAATATAGCCATTCACGATATGCCTAAATGGTGGGTTTATCACTACTTTCCAACAGCATACTATGAAGATTTAAAAAGATTTTGGAATAAAGAGGTTATTTTTAACGAACTTTCAACAAGGGGGCTAGAAGTAAACTTAAAAATCGAATATAGAATGGAAAATGCAAGGGTAAATGATTACCTAAATCACGCTGAAAACAGAGACATTTCTGTACTAACTTTGATTAGCGATAAAGAATATGAAGAAGGGCTTGAAAGAATGAAATATGATGTGAAAACTAATCCTGATAAAACAATAGTCAATGATTTTGCAGAAATGTTTTGTATTGCTAAAAAAATTTAA
- a CDS encoding rRNA methyltransferase: protein MWKLVDGNLIHTTDNSRVKFRTNISHSILESLKVMALKHNTHVNYLIESGLQTVLTQGVVSFNKELRPKDRVQYKTTYDKELLESTKIFAKEHNLFINDIIEYSVEFIDTENVKNNSHRFRVE from the coding sequence ATGTGGAAATTGGTAGACGGAAATTTAATTCATACGACAGACAATTCAAGAGTTAAATTTAGAACAAATATTAGTCATTCAATCTTGGAATCCTTAAAAGTAATGGCTTTAAAGCATAATACACACGTCAATTATTTAATTGAAAGTGGATTGCAAACCGTTTTAACGCAAGGTGTTGTGTCATTCAATAAAGAGTTGAGGCCAAAGGATCGAGTTCAATATAAGACGACTTATGATAAAGAGTTATTGGAAAGCACGAAGATTTTTGCTAAAGAGCACAACTTGTTTATCAATGATATTATTGAGTATAGCGTGGAATTTATTGATACTGAGAACGTTAAGAACAATAGCCATAGATTTAGGGTAGAGTAA
- a CDS encoding LAGLIDADG family homing endonuclease: protein MPRNPGVTDETIIQMYKSGMPYKEMEPITGISDRAIRNVLHKHKIPMNRKQYSGQPRKNKVNEDFFKVWTHEMAWVLGLFVTDGHVNKNYHTIYFSQKDERILKLIAKYMEADYVLAPTGPTRSTPLLIVNSKEIKKDLEDLGIVAQKSLTVPFPNVPEAFMASFVRGGLMVMVGYKKRVM from the coding sequence ATGCCAAGAAATCCGGGTGTAACAGATGAAACCATTATTCAGATGTACAAAAGCGGTATGCCTTATAAGGAAATGGAACCCATCACCGGCATATCTGATCGAGCAATTCGCAATGTGCTACATAAGCACAAAATACCGATGAATAGAAAGCAATACTCAGGCCAGCCAAGGAAAAACAAGGTGAATGAAGACTTTTTTAAAGTGTGGACACACGAAATGGCTTGGGTACTTGGATTATTCGTGACAGATGGACATGTAAATAAAAATTATCACACTATTTACTTTTCACAAAAAGACGAGCGCATCCTTAAATTGATCGCAAAGTATATGGAAGCAGATTATGTACTAGCGCCTACAGGTCCCACAAGGTCGACACCACTTTTAATCGTTAATTCTAAGGAGATAAAAAAGGATCTTGAAGACTTAGGCATTGTCGCACAAAAGTCGTTAACAGTCCCTTTTCCAAATGTACCAGAAGCGTTTATGGCATCGTTTGTTAGGGGGGGATTGATGGTGATGGTTGGGTACAAAAAACGGGTTATGTAA
- a CDS encoding histidine phosphatase family protein, translating to MTIIGLVRHGITEWNELGKAQGVSDIPLNKIGKQQALALANRLSLEQEWDVIITSDLSRAIETAQIVSTTLQLPISMYDERIREIDCGEIEGTTEVERIHKWGRNWREIDLGMKKYEFVSNRGLEFLEELVMAHKDKRVLVVSHGALIGLTLQRLLPEQFPKTSIDNTSLTILKNTENIWSCPLYNGTKHLDE from the coding sequence TTGACAATAATAGGGCTAGTCAGACACGGAATTACGGAGTGGAATGAACTAGGCAAGGCGCAAGGTGTATCTGATATCCCTTTAAATAAAATAGGGAAGCAGCAAGCATTGGCACTTGCCAATCGACTTTCTTTGGAACAGGAATGGGATGTAATCATTACGAGTGACCTATCACGCGCCATTGAAACTGCACAAATCGTTTCAACTACACTACAATTGCCTATTAGTATGTATGATGAAAGAATTCGTGAAATCGACTGCGGTGAAATTGAAGGAACAACCGAAGTTGAAAGGATTCATAAATGGGGAAGGAATTGGCGAGAAATAGACCTTGGAATGAAAAAGTATGAGTTTGTATCCAACAGAGGGTTGGAGTTTTTAGAAGAACTCGTGATGGCTCATAAGGATAAGCGAGTATTGGTAGTGAGTCACGGGGCTTTAATAGGCCTTACTTTACAGCGATTGCTGCCAGAGCAATTCCCAAAAACATCTATCGACAATACATCCCTAACGATTCTTAAGAATACAGAAAATATATGGAGCTGTCCGCTTTATAACGGCACAAAACATTTAGATGAATAA
- the ileS gene encoding isoleucine--tRNA ligase — MKKETVQQREQRIQQQWGQQRTFEQSIETREASPSFVFYEGPPTANGLPHVGHALGRTIKDVVARYKTMTGHQVLRKAGWDTHGLPVELGVEKQLGISGKSDIEKYGVEAFIEKCRESVFVYEQQWRTFTEQLGYWVDMEDPYVTLNNSYIESVWNILGTIHDKGLLHKGHRVSPYCASCQTSLSSHEVAQEYKMVKDLTATVKFKIQDRTNEYFLGWTTTPWTLPANVALAVHPTMKYVRARQGNDIFIVAESLATTVLKKDYDILSVHLGAELKGLSYSAPFEFVEVAIGHQVVEADYVTEDSGTGIVHIAPAYGEDDYHVIQDNGFSFVNVVDEKGQYTAEVPAFQGRFVKDCDVDIIRYLADKGLLYSKEKFEHNYPHCWRCDSPLLYYANDNWFIKTTALQQPFIDNNAGVTWHPEHIKQGRFGNFLEQMVDWNISRKRYWGTPLNVWQCDDCQHEQAPKSIAELRKLSIHPLADELDLHKPTVDQIKLRCSVCEGEMSRTPEVIDVWFDSGSMPFAQYHYPFENEDLFNKQFPADIVIEGIDQTRGWFYSLLAVSTLFTGQSPYKRVLSLGHILDENGQKMSKSKGNALDPVDLIEKYGADALRWALVVDSAPWSSKRFSQRIVQEAKSKLVDTLDNVYSFYALYANLDGYVFGKGAVAEYNKLDEWILSRLHSTIKVVSANLKDYHFTNAARDIAQLVEEVSNWYVRRSRERFWASDMSPDKAAAYGTLHEVLTKTSQLLAPFTPFIAEDIYFNLTGDSVHLSDYPTYDPNRINEQLENEMDAVLQVVELGRSIRNTTALKVKQPLASISVLSAMASVNWAAYQDIIMDELNVKQFHEVNDESQFAAIKLKLDFKKAGAKFGKQSNIVHTWLQQLTSEESMAFTKVGHGEMVAASGDVVTVTIEDVLVEKMAKEGYSSAANGAYTVTLDVGLTTELVQEGTARELIRAIQAYRKELQLPINMRVDIAVCTDPELRIVIEKFALLLQENLLMRHLYMRDHVVDGSEMTIGEHTAVIQLLPIS, encoded by the coding sequence ATGAAAAAAGAAACGGTTCAGCAACGCGAACAACGCATTCAACAGCAATGGGGGCAGCAGCGTACGTTTGAGCAATCCATTGAAACAAGAGAAGCGAGTCCTTCGTTTGTATTTTATGAAGGGCCACCGACCGCAAATGGTTTACCGCATGTTGGGCATGCCTTGGGACGTACAATTAAAGACGTGGTCGCCAGATACAAAACGATGACGGGCCATCAAGTCCTTCGAAAAGCAGGTTGGGATACGCATGGATTACCGGTTGAATTAGGCGTGGAAAAACAATTGGGTATTTCAGGCAAGAGTGACATTGAGAAGTATGGTGTTGAGGCCTTTATTGAAAAATGTAGGGAAAGCGTTTTTGTCTATGAACAACAATGGCGCACGTTTACGGAGCAACTTGGCTATTGGGTAGACATGGAGGATCCTTATGTCACGTTAAACAATTCTTATATTGAAAGTGTGTGGAATATCTTAGGGACGATTCATGATAAAGGCTTACTCCATAAAGGACATCGCGTATCGCCTTATTGCGCGAGCTGTCAAACATCTCTGAGTTCACATGAAGTCGCACAGGAATATAAGATGGTGAAGGATTTAACGGCCACAGTGAAGTTCAAGATTCAAGATCGGACCAACGAATATTTTCTCGGCTGGACGACAACGCCTTGGACATTACCTGCCAATGTGGCATTAGCTGTCCACCCAACGATGAAGTACGTGCGTGCACGACAAGGCAATGACATCTTCATCGTGGCGGAATCACTAGCTACAACGGTATTAAAAAAGGATTATGACATTCTCTCTGTTCATCTTGGGGCGGAGTTAAAGGGTTTGTCGTATAGTGCACCATTTGAGTTTGTAGAAGTAGCCATTGGGCATCAAGTAGTGGAAGCCGATTACGTTACAGAGGACAGTGGTACAGGAATTGTGCACATTGCACCTGCATACGGAGAAGACGATTATCACGTCATTCAAGACAACGGCTTCTCTTTTGTCAATGTCGTCGATGAAAAGGGGCAGTATACGGCGGAAGTCCCTGCTTTTCAAGGACGTTTTGTCAAAGACTGTGATGTCGATATCATTCGTTATCTTGCGGATAAAGGCTTGTTGTACAGCAAAGAAAAATTCGAACATAATTATCCGCATTGCTGGCGCTGTGATTCACCGCTGTTATATTACGCTAACGATAACTGGTTTATCAAAACAACGGCTTTGCAGCAACCATTCATCGACAATAATGCAGGCGTGACATGGCATCCTGAGCATATCAAGCAAGGGAGATTCGGCAATTTCTTGGAGCAAATGGTGGATTGGAATATTAGTCGGAAACGCTATTGGGGAACGCCGCTCAATGTCTGGCAATGTGACGACTGCCAACACGAGCAAGCACCAAAGAGCATAGCAGAACTAAGAAAGCTGTCCATTCATCCACTCGCAGATGAGCTTGACTTGCATAAACCGACTGTTGATCAAATTAAGCTTCGTTGTTCGGTTTGTGAAGGAGAAATGTCCAGAACGCCTGAAGTCATTGATGTGTGGTTTGACAGTGGTTCCATGCCATTTGCACAATATCATTATCCATTTGAAAATGAGGATCTATTTAACAAGCAATTCCCGGCAGATATTGTTATTGAAGGGATTGATCAAACACGGGGTTGGTTTTATAGCTTACTAGCAGTATCGACATTATTTACGGGGCAATCCCCATACAAACGCGTCTTATCATTAGGCCATATTTTAGATGAAAATGGACAAAAAATGTCCAAGAGTAAAGGCAATGCACTAGATCCAGTCGATTTAATCGAAAAGTACGGTGCAGATGCATTGCGTTGGGCATTAGTCGTCGATAGCGCGCCGTGGAGTTCCAAACGTTTTTCGCAACGCATCGTCCAGGAAGCGAAATCGAAATTAGTCGATACGTTAGACAATGTGTATAGTTTTTACGCCCTGTATGCTAACTTAGATGGCTATGTGTTCGGAAAAGGTGCTGTTGCAGAGTACAATAAATTAGACGAGTGGATCCTTTCTCGCTTACACAGCACCATAAAGGTGGTCAGTGCTAATTTAAAGGACTATCATTTTACCAATGCAGCAAGGGACATTGCACAACTGGTCGAAGAGGTTAGTAATTGGTACGTTAGACGTTCCAGAGAGCGCTTTTGGGCGAGTGACATGAGTCCAGACAAGGCGGCGGCTTATGGGACGCTACACGAAGTCCTGACAAAAACGAGTCAATTGCTGGCACCTTTCACGCCATTCATCGCTGAAGATATCTATTTCAACTTAACAGGAGACAGTGTACACCTATCTGATTATCCAACCTATGATCCAAATCGGATAAACGAGCAGTTAGAAAATGAAATGGATGCAGTGCTCCAAGTCGTTGAATTAGGAAGGAGCATTCGCAACACAACTGCCTTGAAGGTCAAACAGCCGTTAGCAAGCATTTCTGTCTTAAGTGCAATGGCGTCTGTTAACTGGGCGGCGTACCAGGACATCATCATGGACGAATTGAACGTCAAACAATTCCATGAAGTCAATGATGAAAGCCAATTTGCAGCTATTAAACTAAAATTAGACTTTAAAAAAGCGGGTGCCAAATTCGGTAAACAATCCAATATCGTCCATACATGGCTACAGCAACTAACGAGTGAAGAGTCTATGGCGTTTACAAAAGTAGGTCATGGAGAAATGGTTGCGGCTTCAGGCGACGTTGTGACAGTAACCATTGAGGACGTGCTCGTCGAGAAAATGGCGAAGGAAGGCTATTCCTCAGCAGCAAATGGAGCCTATACGGTTACGTTAGATGTTGGTTTAACAACGGAACTGGTGCAAGAAGGAACGGCTCGCGAATTGATTCGGGCGATACAAGCGTATCGGAAGGAATTACAGTTGCCGATTAATATGCGTGTTGATATTGCAGTTTGTACGGACCCAGAGCTACGAATCGTTATTGAAAAGTTTGCGTTATTACTACAGGAAAACTTATTGATGCGTCATTTATATATGAGAGATCATGTTGTTGATGGTTCCGAAATGACAATAGGGGAGCATACCGCAGTCATTCAGCTGTTGCCGATTAGCTAA
- a CDS encoding GNAT family N-acetyltransferase: MLNQIWPEMLGEPIQGTHAASLQARSFYAYSNGKLVSYAGVVRKTIKHCGQTFNLAGLSCVATDPDYQGLGLGLRTVAAATRWIEENNNIDIGVFTCESSLTNFYERAGAWPVVPDVKLIGSREESALSSESLQVAVLMRQFSAKACAYESIVRHTTINLDLPVGQFL; encoded by the coding sequence ATGCTAAACCAGATTTGGCCAGAAATGCTCGGCGAACCCATTCAGGGTACCCACGCTGCATCACTTCAGGCACGCTCATTCTATGCCTACTCAAATGGAAAGTTGGTCAGCTACGCAGGTGTGGTGCGGAAGACCATCAAACACTGTGGGCAGACATTCAACTTAGCTGGACTTAGTTGTGTTGCCACTGATCCCGATTATCAAGGTCTCGGGTTGGGTTTGCGCACAGTTGCTGCCGCTACTCGATGGATTGAAGAGAATAACAACATAGATATTGGCGTGTTTACGTGCGAGTCATCTTTGACCAATTTTTATGAACGTGCTGGCGCTTGGCCGGTCGTACCAGATGTAAAGCTCATTGGCAGTCGTGAAGAAAGTGCTTTATCTAGTGAATCTTTGCAGGTAGCCGTTTTGATGCGCCAGTTTTCAGCGAAAGCCTGCGCTTATGAATCGATAGTGCGCCATACGACCATTAATCTTGACCTTCCAGTTGGCCAATTCCTATAG